In a genomic window of Vigna angularis cultivar LongXiaoDou No.4 chromosome 6, ASM1680809v1, whole genome shotgun sequence:
- the LOC108343151 gene encoding phosphatidylglycerophosphate phosphatase 1, chloroplastic/mitochondrial produces METIFVPSLSLSKFPKSQTWWNSPLLLHSKPTSVAFSSVTHHHSPKCFLLHPQAGAGFKAKEKQNLRVVHASEAAPPTTTTTNANIAERWLLEPVGSLSLPQIQNCSKRQESNNRSRHNSNLNQNCKHILFLQFFPDSDTEDTNNQNPRTRSYYQHQVEKQGELKENNKARLFTNMWWIDVKAALSQRINWEGILCSTMVILKDPKLAMPHISVPDIRYVDWAELRRKGFKGVVFDKDNTITVPYSLKPWPPLECSLECCKLEFGDAIAVFSNSAGLHQYDHDGSKARILESAIGIKVITHRVKKPAGTAEEIEKHFGCDASRLIMVGDRPLTDIVYGNRNGFLTILTEPLSLAEEPFIVKQVRKLESSFVRYWSGRGLKPLDQRLLPDSKQCVREPYPSQD; encoded by the exons ATGGAAACTATATTTGTACCTTCTCTCTCCCTTTCAAAATTTCCAAAGTCTCAAACTTGGTGGAATTCACCACTTTTGCTTCACTCCAAACCTACCTCAGTTGCTTTCAGTTCAGTAACCCACCATCATTCGCCCAAGTGCTTTCTGTTGCACCCACAAGCTGGTGCTGGATTcaaagcaaaagaaaagcaGAACCTTAGAGTTGTACATGCCTCAGAGGCTGCACCCccaacaacaacgacaacaaatGCCAATATTGCAGAAAGATGGCTTCTTGAACCAGTTG GTAGCTTAAGTCTTCCTCAGATCCAGAACTGCAGCAAACGGCAAGAAAGTAATAACCGTTCGAGACACAATTCTAATTTAAATCAAAACTGCAAGCACATACTATTTCTGCAGTTCTTCCCTGACAGTGACACAGAAGACACCAATAATCAAAATCCAAGAACAAGAAGCTACTATCAACACCAAGTAGAGAAACAAGGAGAACTCAAGGAAAATAACAAGGCCAGACTTTTCACAAACATGTGGTGGATAGATGTGAAAGCAGCACTTAGCCAAAGAATCAACTGGGAGGGCATTCTATGTTCAACTATGGTGATCTTAAAAGACCCAAAATTGGCGATGCCCCATATTTCTGTTCCTGATATAAGGTATGTTGATTGGGCTGAGCTGCGCAGAAAGGGATTTAAGGGGGTTGTCTTTGACAAAGATAATACTATTACAGTGCCTTACTCTTTGAAGCCCTGGCCTCCACTTGAGTGTTCTTTGGAGTGTTGTAAATTGGAGTTTGGTGATGCTATTGCTGTGTTTAGTAATTCTGCCG GACTGCATCAATATGACCATGATGGTTCAAAAGCTAGGATACTTGAAAGTGCAATTGGAATTAAAGTCATCACACATA GGGTGAAGAAGCCAGCAGGTACAGCTGAAGAAATTGAAAAGCATTTTGGTTGTGATGCTTCGCGATTAATTATG GTGGGTGATCGGCCACTCACTGACATTGTTTATGGCAATCGGAACGGGTTTCTGACTATTTTGACAGAGCCATTGAGTCTTGCTGAGGAGCCATTCATTGTTAAGCAG GTGAGGAAGCTAGAAAGTTCATTTGTAAGGTACTGGTCCGGAAGAGGGTTGAAGCCACTTGACCAGAGGTTATTGCCAGATTCAAAGCAATGTGTCAGAGAGCCATATCCTTCACAAGACTAA